In Frondihabitans sp. PAMC 28766, a genomic segment contains:
- a CDS encoding DUF1852 domain-containing protein, translating to MANEFTFSITTTRFDENYTPSESSRATTNFANLARGEHRQQNLRNALTMIDRRFNDLAHWDNPTGDRYTVELEIVTVELQFTAGGEDQEFPLLEVLDIRIVDRQTGARHQGIVGNNFSSYLRDFDFSVRLPEVNDGATGFTVPDDFGALHGRLFQHFLDSGVYQERFPTSPVICISVSTSKTYRRTENHHPILGVEYRQDDYSLTDDYFARMGLTVRYFMPPGSVAPLAFYFKGDLLNDYSTLQLIGTISTMETFQKIYRPEIYNANSAAASIYRPSLTEEDFSRTGIAYDREERNQLAVRQGRFTEEHFVKPHGEVLQRWAATYPTPVR from the coding sequence ATGGCGAACGAGTTCACGTTCAGTATCACCACCACCCGCTTCGACGAAAACTACACGCCGTCCGAGAGCTCGCGCGCCACGACGAACTTCGCCAACCTGGCTCGAGGCGAGCACCGCCAGCAGAACCTCCGCAACGCCCTGACGATGATCGACCGTCGATTCAACGACCTCGCGCACTGGGACAACCCCACCGGAGATCGCTACACCGTCGAACTCGAGATCGTCACCGTCGAGCTGCAGTTCACGGCGGGAGGCGAAGACCAGGAGTTCCCGCTGCTCGAGGTCCTCGATATCCGGATCGTCGACCGGCAGACCGGTGCGCGTCACCAGGGGATCGTCGGCAACAACTTCTCGTCCTACCTGCGCGATTTCGACTTCAGCGTGCGTCTGCCGGAGGTCAACGACGGCGCCACGGGATTCACCGTCCCCGACGACTTCGGCGCTCTGCACGGCCGGCTGTTCCAGCATTTCCTCGACTCCGGCGTGTACCAGGAGCGCTTCCCGACGTCGCCCGTCATCTGCATCAGCGTCTCGACGAGCAAGACCTACCGTCGCACCGAGAACCACCACCCGATCCTCGGTGTCGAGTATCGACAGGACGACTACTCGCTGACCGACGACTACTTCGCGCGCATGGGGTTGACCGTCCGGTACTTCATGCCGCCGGGCAGCGTGGCGCCGCTCGCGTTCTACTTCAAAGGCGACCTGCTGAACGACTACTCCACCCTGCAGCTCATCGGCACCATCAGCACGATGGAGACCTTCCAGAAGATCTATCGACCGGAGATCTACAACGCGAACTCGGCCGCCGCGAGCATCTACCGACCGAGCCTGACCGAGGAGGACTTCTCGCGGACAGGCATCGCCTACGACCGCGAGGAGCGCAACCAGCTCGCGGTCAGGCAGGGCAGGTTCACCGAAGAGCACTTCGTGAAGCCGCACGGCGAGGTGCTGCAGCGCTGGGCCGCCACCTACCCCACCCCCGTCCGATGA
- a CDS encoding methionine synthase: MNSLLPTSIVGSLPKPSWLAEPGTLWSPWKLEGDELVEGKQDALRLAVHEQQRRGIDVVSDGEQTRQHFVTTFIEHLGGVDFERRETVRIRDRYDASVPTVVGPVSRDKPVFVDDAKFLRQQTDQPIKWALPGPMTMIDTLYDNHYKSREKLAWEFATILNQEARELEAAGVDVIQFDEPAFNVFHDEVQDWGVAALERAAEGLRAETVVHICYGYGIKANNDWKSTLGPEWRQYEKSFPLLQQSIIDTVSLESHHSHVPMDLIELLRGKKVMIGAIDVASDTVETPEEVADTLRKALEFVDADKLVASTNCGMAPFVRDLALEKLSALSAGADIVRAELTVVRR; encoded by the coding sequence ATGAACAGCCTCCTCCCCACCTCCATTGTCGGCAGCCTGCCGAAGCCGTCGTGGCTGGCCGAGCCAGGGACTCTCTGGTCTCCCTGGAAGCTGGAGGGGGATGAGTTGGTCGAGGGCAAGCAGGATGCGCTGCGCCTCGCAGTCCACGAGCAGCAGAGGCGCGGCATCGACGTCGTCAGCGACGGCGAACAGACCCGCCAGCACTTCGTCACGACCTTCATCGAGCACCTCGGCGGAGTCGACTTCGAGCGACGCGAGACGGTCCGGATCCGCGACCGCTACGACGCGAGCGTGCCGACCGTCGTCGGGCCCGTGAGCCGCGACAAGCCCGTGTTCGTCGACGACGCGAAGTTCCTGCGTCAGCAGACCGACCAGCCGATCAAGTGGGCTCTGCCGGGCCCGATGACGATGATCGACACCCTCTACGACAACCACTACAAGAGCCGAGAGAAGCTGGCGTGGGAGTTCGCCACGATCCTCAATCAGGAGGCTCGAGAGCTCGAAGCCGCGGGGGTCGACGTCATCCAGTTCGACGAGCCCGCATTCAACGTCTTCCACGACGAGGTGCAGGACTGGGGAGTGGCGGCTCTCGAACGAGCGGCGGAAGGCTTGCGTGCCGAGACCGTCGTGCACATCTGCTACGGCTATGGGATCAAAGCGAACAACGACTGGAAGTCGACGCTCGGGCCGGAGTGGCGCCAGTACGAGAAGTCGTTCCCGCTTCTGCAGCAGTCGATCATCGACACTGTCTCGCTGGAGAGTCACCACTCTCACGTGCCGATGGACCTCATCGAGCTCCTCCGCGGCAAGAAGGTCATGATCGGGGCCATCGACGTGGCAAGCGACACTGTCGAGACGCCCGAGGAGGTCGCCGACACCCTTCGCAAGGCGCTCGAGTTCGTCGACGCCGACAAACTCGTCGCGAGCACGAACTGCGGCATGGCGCCGTTCGTCCGCGACCTCGCGCTCGAGAAGCTGAGCGCGCTGAGCGCGGGTGCGGACATCGTCCGCGCAGAGCTCACTGTCGTTCGGCGCTGA
- a CDS encoding amidohydrolase family protein, which produces MTGYAGPLFDVQAHAIDPRGLATASSGIREVPGLSEGTKEIIVSDVLATAADDLTGARRIAALEGGTRQIVSITLDFPDLPPEQLVGMADRTNTWLAGRVADHPQLLGVASIAPPPALVRAGTAPDGQLWSDKGVGAMRRAIDELGLAAVIFMSNYGGVLLGDPAFEPYFAAADELGIPVVIHPSWEPVEFSAVPRKNIPTFSGYLDDQRTTLLDIVKAGVLENHPDLTIVATHLGGGILTSLGRFEQLSLRFPDDQWYIANDGQTRNLPHPISHYLAKIHYDCNNATAVDIEHAIRVVGVEHLLSGTDFPWASDEYTRQVLGELDPAAARAIAFDNAAALFRGER; this is translated from the coding sequence ATGACCGGATACGCGGGGCCCCTCTTCGATGTCCAGGCTCACGCGATCGATCCTCGCGGGCTTGCAACCGCATCCTCGGGAATCAGGGAGGTGCCGGGCCTCTCCGAGGGGACGAAGGAGATCATCGTCTCTGATGTTCTCGCGACGGCGGCCGACGACCTGACGGGTGCGAGAAGAATCGCCGCCCTGGAGGGTGGCACGCGTCAAATCGTGAGCATCACTCTCGATTTTCCCGACCTTCCCCCCGAGCAGCTCGTTGGAATGGCGGACCGGACGAACACCTGGCTCGCGGGACGCGTCGCCGACCACCCCCAGTTGCTCGGAGTCGCGTCGATCGCGCCCCCTCCGGCGCTCGTGCGAGCGGGAACCGCCCCTGACGGCCAGCTCTGGAGCGACAAGGGCGTCGGCGCGATGCGCCGTGCCATCGATGAGCTCGGCCTCGCCGCCGTCATCTTCATGTCGAACTACGGAGGCGTGCTCCTTGGCGATCCGGCCTTCGAGCCCTATTTCGCCGCGGCGGACGAACTGGGAATCCCGGTCGTCATCCACCCGTCGTGGGAGCCCGTCGAGTTTTCGGCTGTTCCACGCAAGAACATCCCGACCTTCTCGGGGTACCTCGACGACCAGCGAACGACACTGCTCGACATCGTCAAAGCAGGTGTGCTCGAGAATCATCCCGATCTCACGATCGTCGCCACACATCTCGGCGGCGGCATCCTCACCAGCCTGGGCCGGTTCGAGCAACTGTCGCTGAGGTTTCCCGACGACCAGTGGTACATCGCGAACGACGGACAGACGAGAAATCTGCCGCATCCGATATCCCATTACCTCGCGAAGATCCACTACGACTGCAACAATGCGACCGCCGTCGACATCGAGCACGCGATCCGCGTCGTCGGAGTCGAGCACCTGCTATCGGGGACGGACTTCCCGTGGGCATCCGACGAGTACACGAGGCAGGTGCTCGGCGAGCTGGACCCCGCGGCTGCACGGGCCATCGCCTTCGACAACGCTGCTGCACTCTTCCGCGGCGAGCGCTGA
- a CDS encoding PadR family transcriptional regulator, whose translation MPPSSSHGFDLRNAADRLRNAFSTVASASTRSDGREGGDIRTAVLVELGEEPMHGYQIIRAIETRSGGLWTPSPGTVYPTLQLLVDEALVVAEQVGERKVYTLTDAGRRAATEVSDAEPPREQPRRQGVQSAVILAKSGVALAQALTQIAQSGAPQQSERAVAIVDEARRKLYAILAEG comes from the coding sequence ATGCCCCCATCGTCTTCCCACGGCTTCGATCTGCGGAATGCGGCCGACAGGTTGCGTAACGCATTCAGCACAGTCGCCTCGGCGAGCACGCGCAGTGACGGCCGGGAAGGCGGCGACATCCGCACGGCCGTTCTGGTCGAGCTCGGCGAAGAGCCGATGCACGGCTACCAGATCATCCGTGCGATCGAGACCCGCTCCGGCGGGTTGTGGACGCCGAGTCCCGGCACGGTCTACCCGACTCTCCAGTTGCTCGTCGACGAAGCACTCGTAGTGGCCGAGCAGGTCGGCGAACGAAAGGTCTACACGCTGACAGACGCCGGACGTCGCGCTGCCACAGAGGTTTCCGACGCGGAGCCGCCACGGGAGCAGCCGCGTCGTCAGGGCGTCCAGAGCGCCGTCATCCTCGCCAAGTCGGGCGTCGCGCTCGCCCAAGCGCTGACGCAGATCGCGCAGTCCGGGGCACCTCAGCAGTCCGAGCGCGCGGTCGCCATCGTCGACGAGGCGCGCCGCAAGCTCTACGCGATCCTCGCCGAAGGCTGA
- a CDS encoding LysR family transcriptional regulator: MARQTSGITLQQLHYFIEVAAEGSITAAADLLFVAQPTMSSAMKDLETRVGRSLLLRSARGVTLTTDGTEFLGYARQVVEQAALLEQRYLGRPPSRRLLGVSAQHYSFAVDAFVQMVKTSEAAEYEFSLRETRTWDIIEDVRTLRSELGILYRNDFNRNVIDKLLRDSGLVFHPLFVAEPHIFISRKNPLASQDRATLADLADLPRLTFDQGTNNSFYFAEEILSTLSSKREIRVSDRATIFNLMIGLNGYTISTGIISDDLDPEIVAVPLDVDEHIEIGWIGHSAIPLTDQGQRYLAEVRAVVAGFGVALLG; this comes from the coding sequence ATGGCCCGGCAGACGAGCGGCATCACGCTGCAGCAACTCCACTACTTCATAGAAGTGGCCGCGGAAGGATCGATCACCGCGGCAGCCGACCTGCTCTTCGTCGCCCAGCCGACCATGTCCTCGGCGATGAAAGATCTCGAGACCCGAGTGGGCCGCTCGCTCCTCCTCCGCTCCGCTCGCGGGGTCACGCTCACCACCGACGGGACGGAGTTCCTGGGGTATGCACGGCAGGTCGTCGAGCAGGCGGCGCTCCTCGAGCAGCGCTACCTCGGTCGGCCGCCGTCGCGACGCCTGCTCGGGGTGTCGGCGCAGCATTACTCGTTCGCAGTCGATGCGTTCGTCCAGATGGTCAAGACGTCCGAGGCGGCCGAATACGAGTTCTCGCTGCGCGAGACCCGCACCTGGGACATCATCGAGGACGTCCGGACGCTGCGCAGCGAGCTGGGCATCCTCTACCGGAACGACTTCAACCGGAACGTCATCGACAAACTGCTCCGAGACTCCGGGCTCGTGTTCCACCCTCTCTTCGTCGCAGAACCGCACATCTTCATCTCGCGCAAGAACCCGCTGGCGTCGCAGGATCGCGCGACCCTGGCCGATCTCGCCGACCTGCCGCGGCTCACGTTCGACCAGGGGACGAACAACTCGTTCTATTTCGCCGAGGAGATCCTCTCGACACTGTCGAGCAAGCGCGAGATCCGTGTGTCCGACCGGGCGACGATCTTCAACCTCATGATCGGGCTCAACGGCTACACCATCTCGACGGGCATCATCAGCGACGACCTCGACCCGGAGATCGTCGCTGTGCCCCTCGACGTCGACGAGCACATCGAGATCGGCTGGATCGGCCACTCCGCCATCCCCCTCACCGATCAGGGGCAGCGCTACCTCGCTGAGGTTCGGGCCGTCGTCGCCGGCTTCGGCGTTGCGCTGCTCGGCTAG
- a CDS encoding DHA2 family efflux MFS transporter permease subunit: protein MTTTNSSARPQTSGPSRPVRRWLVLAICCMSVGVTGINLTIVNVALPSIGRDLDASVSSLQWTVSAYSLVMACLLLLSGSMADRFGRRRIFQLGLVLFAAGSLLCGLAPSVGWLIAFVSVQAVGGSMLNPVALSIVASVFTDRAERARAIGVWGSVIGITIAAGPVLGGLLVSGLGWRSVFWISVPIAIIALVLTRTFVPESKAATARRFDPFGQVLIVVLFASIIAATIEGPRRGWSDPWIIGLFALAVMALIALLVVEPRRSQPLIDLRFFRSPPFSGANGISVLMSASLGGFLFLSTLYLQDVRGLTPLRAGLMIIPLALGQAVAANLSGRIVAARGPRLPLTVGGALLAAGGFLLVPLTPHTGTAYLIVAYAVFGLGVGMISPTITNIAVSGLPSDQVGVAGAIAASARQFGSSIGVAVTGSLVASTGPGFTASSHVAWAILGGCGVAALALGLLSTSRWAIGAATRDGQRAAAQAR, encoded by the coding sequence ATGACCACTACGAACTCCTCCGCCCGGCCCCAGACTTCTGGCCCCTCGCGTCCTGTGCGCCGGTGGCTGGTCCTGGCCATCTGCTGCATGAGTGTGGGTGTGACCGGAATCAACCTCACCATCGTCAACGTGGCACTGCCCTCGATCGGCCGAGACCTCGACGCGTCGGTCAGCAGCCTGCAGTGGACCGTGTCCGCCTACTCCCTCGTCATGGCGTGCCTCCTGCTGCTGTCCGGCTCGATGGCCGACAGGTTCGGGCGGCGACGCATCTTCCAGCTGGGCCTGGTGCTCTTCGCCGCCGGTTCTCTCCTGTGCGGTCTGGCACCCAGCGTCGGGTGGCTGATCGCATTCGTCAGCGTGCAGGCCGTCGGCGGGTCGATGCTGAACCCGGTCGCCCTGTCGATCGTCGCCAGCGTGTTCACCGACCGCGCCGAGCGTGCCCGTGCCATCGGCGTCTGGGGATCCGTCATCGGCATCACCATCGCGGCCGGCCCCGTCCTCGGTGGCCTCCTGGTCAGCGGACTCGGCTGGCGGTCGGTGTTCTGGATCAGCGTGCCGATCGCGATCATCGCCCTCGTGCTCACCCGAACGTTCGTCCCCGAATCCAAGGCCGCCACGGCACGTCGGTTCGACCCGTTCGGGCAGGTGCTCATCGTCGTGCTCTTCGCGTCGATCATTGCTGCAACGATCGAGGGCCCCCGCCGCGGCTGGAGTGACCCCTGGATCATCGGACTGTTCGCCCTCGCCGTCATGGCCCTCATCGCCCTGCTCGTCGTCGAGCCGCGCCGCTCACAGCCTCTGATCGACCTCCGGTTCTTCCGCAGCCCGCCATTCTCGGGGGCCAATGGCATCTCCGTCCTGATGTCGGCCAGTCTCGGCGGGTTTCTCTTTCTCAGCACGCTCTACCTTCAGGATGTCCGAGGCTTGACCCCGCTTCGTGCCGGGTTGATGATCATCCCTCTCGCCCTCGGCCAAGCCGTCGCCGCCAACCTCTCCGGGCGCATCGTCGCCGCGCGCGGCCCGCGACTTCCTCTCACGGTAGGCGGCGCACTCCTCGCCGCCGGCGGCTTCCTCCTGGTCCCTCTCACACCGCACACCGGCACCGCGTACCTCATCGTCGCCTACGCGGTCTTCGGCCTCGGCGTCGGCATGATCAGCCCCACGATCACCAACATCGCCGTCTCCGGGCTCCCCTCCGACCAGGTCGGCGTCGCCGGTGCAATCGCCGCCAGCGCCCGTCAGTTCGGCTCCTCCATCGGCGTCGCGGTCACCGGATCGCTCGTCGCCAGCACCGGCCCCGGCTTCACCGCCTCCAGTCACGTCGCCTGGGCCATCCTCGGCGGCTGTGGCGTCGCAGCCCTCGCCCTGGGGCTCCTCTCCACCAGCCGATGGGCTATCGGCGCGGCCACCCGAGACGGTCAGCGCGCGGCCGCCCAGGCAAGGTAA
- a CDS encoding substrate-binding domain-containing protein has translation MDDAADAPSLGGGRHRRPRADRGAARRSGGRRHSRGARRPCDQAARRRLERGLDELGRGRSAGEHLVGLGHRRIGIVDAGPGTLYNAARVDGFRSALTNAGLDLPTSRIVHGDWSRDAAGEAVLPVLAGADRPTALFACSESMAFGIYDAAASLGLRIPQDLSVVGFDDLPEAQWATPPMTTVQQPTAEMGSVALRILLDLIRDRRAPRGRPRGVTRIELATHFVVRGSTAPPEA, from the coding sequence ATGGATGACGCGGCTGATGCGCCGTCGCTCGGAGGGGGCCGTCATCGTCGGCCTCGGGCCGACCGGGGTGCAGCTCGGCGCTCTGGCGGCCGCCGGCATTCCCGTGGTGCTCGTCGACCCTGTGATCAAGCCGCCCGACGACGTCTCGAGCGTGGGCTCGACGAACTGGGAAGGGGGCGCTCGGCCGGCGAGCACCTCGTCGGCCTCGGGCATCGCCGCATCGGGATCGTCGACGCGGGGCCTGGCACCCTGTACAACGCCGCCCGCGTCGACGGCTTCCGCTCGGCACTCACGAATGCGGGGCTCGACCTGCCGACGTCGAGGATCGTGCACGGAGACTGGTCGCGCGACGCGGCCGGCGAGGCCGTCCTCCCGGTGTTGGCCGGTGCCGACCGCCCGACGGCTCTCTTCGCATGTTCGGAGAGCATGGCGTTCGGCATCTACGACGCGGCCGCGTCGCTCGGCTTACGGATCCCGCAGGATCTCAGCGTGGTCGGCTTCGACGACCTGCCCGAGGCGCAGTGGGCGACGCCGCCGATGACGACCGTGCAGCAGCCGACGGCCGAGATGGGATCGGTGGCACTACGGATCCTGCTGGATCTGATCCGAGACCGGCGGGCTCCGCGTGGTCGACCGCGTGGTGTCACGCGGATCGAGCTCGCCACCCATTTCGTGGTGCGCGGCTCGACCGCGCCGCCGGAAGCCTGA
- a CDS encoding SDR family oxidoreductase, whose amino-acid sequence MPPIGREVVDLLLAAGEKVRALSRDPARAALPTGVEVVQGAPSDYAGLVAALDGVESVLLVVPGDAKELGRALTESQTRKAVLVSSITARTRPELAYARHLRENETLVRAAVPGVTILHPGQFASNALWWQSMVQAGTVRAPYGDVAIPVIDPIDIAAVAAVALVGDEHVGATFTLTGPERLSPRQKVEVLAEAIRRRVDFAEVTDEQFRAASPQMGPDLHDYLSALTGSPKPDELELTATVEQVTGRSPRTFADWVARNRLAFETPEMQASSKENDR is encoded by the coding sequence GTGCCACCGATCGGTCGAGAGGTCGTCGACCTCCTGCTCGCGGCGGGAGAGAAGGTGAGAGCCCTGTCTCGGGATCCTGCGCGTGCCGCTCTGCCGACCGGAGTCGAGGTGGTCCAGGGTGCCCCCTCGGACTACGCCGGCCTCGTCGCAGCGCTCGACGGTGTCGAGTCGGTGCTGCTCGTCGTTCCCGGCGATGCGAAGGAGTTGGGACGCGCATTGACGGAGTCGCAGACGCGGAAGGCTGTTCTCGTCTCGTCCATCACGGCTCGGACGCGTCCGGAGTTGGCCTACGCACGGCATCTGCGCGAGAACGAGACGCTCGTTCGCGCCGCCGTGCCCGGTGTGACGATCCTGCACCCCGGGCAGTTCGCGTCAAATGCCCTCTGGTGGCAGTCGATGGTCCAGGCCGGTACGGTCCGTGCGCCGTACGGAGACGTCGCGATACCCGTCATCGACCCGATCGACATCGCCGCCGTCGCCGCCGTCGCCCTGGTTGGCGACGAGCACGTCGGTGCCACCTTCACTCTCACCGGGCCCGAGCGGCTGAGCCCTCGGCAGAAGGTCGAGGTGCTCGCCGAGGCGATCCGGCGCCGGGTCGACTTCGCCGAGGTGACCGACGAGCAGTTCCGCGCGGCGAGCCCGCAGATGGGGCCCGACCTGCACGACTACCTCTCGGCTCTCACGGGCAGCCCGAAGCCCGACGAACTGGAGCTGACGGCCACGGTCGAGCAGGTCACGGGTCGATCGCCGCGGACGTTCGCCGACTGGGTGGCGCGCAATCGTCTCGCCTTCGAGACGCCGGAAATGCAGGCCAGCAGCAAGGAGAACGACCGATGA
- a CDS encoding excalibur calcium-binding domain-containing protein translates to MRFATAKANTDKKITGTPKSDLTLYNANSKLDADKDGIACELD, encoded by the coding sequence ATGCGGTTCGCAACCGCCAAAGCGAACACCGACAAGAAGATCACCGGCACCCCGAAGTCCGACCTCACCCTCTACAACGCGAACTCGAAGCTCGACGCCGACAAAGACGGCATCGCCTGCGAGCTCGACTGA
- a CDS encoding carbohydrate ABC transporter permease yields the protein MFETRRWPSKVILQIVITLLVLPFIFPLISMIQGSLAGTGWNNYRVVLGISQLPLFFRNSVIISASVIAIVYVCTMLAAFAFSKLHIRAKEVYFWLLLAALTLPEVVLLAPLFATATAIGIYGTYLSVILPLAALQIPFTVLLARNFMDGIPNELIDAARVDGADTWKAFRYIVLPLTSPIAAALVVLTLIGSWNDYLLPLVFLQDPNLQTITQVPDFFIGEFNNDQTKILAAAVLTAIPEVVAYLLLQRLFERGLSAGALK from the coding sequence ATGTTTGAGACCCGGAGGTGGCCGTCGAAGGTCATCCTGCAGATCGTCATCACCCTGCTCGTCTTGCCGTTCATCTTTCCGCTGATCTCGATGATCCAGGGGTCGCTGGCCGGCACGGGGTGGAACAACTACCGCGTGGTGCTCGGCATCTCGCAGCTGCCGCTGTTCTTCCGCAACAGCGTCATCATCTCGGCCTCGGTCATCGCGATCGTCTACGTCTGCACGATGCTCGCGGCGTTCGCCTTCTCGAAGCTGCACATCCGCGCGAAAGAGGTCTACTTCTGGCTGCTGCTGGCAGCACTCACGCTGCCCGAGGTGGTGCTGCTGGCACCGCTGTTCGCCACGGCGACGGCGATCGGGATCTACGGGACGTACCTCTCGGTGATCCTGCCGCTCGCTGCCCTGCAGATCCCGTTCACCGTGCTGCTCGCCCGCAACTTCATGGACGGCATCCCGAACGAGCTGATCGACGCTGCCCGCGTCGATGGCGCCGACACCTGGAAGGCCTTCCGCTACATCGTGCTGCCGCTGACCTCGCCGATCGCCGCCGCGCTCGTCGTGCTGACGCTGATCGGGTCGTGGAACGACTACCTGCTGCCGCTGGTCTTCCTGCAGGATCCGAACCTCCAGACGATCACGCAGGTGCCCGACTTCTTCATCGGCGAGTTCAACAACGACCAGACGAAGATCCTCGCGGCGGCCGTGCTCACCGCGATCCCCGAGGTCGTCGCGTACCTGCTGCTGCAGCGGTTGTTCGAGCGGGGACTGTCGGCGGGGGCGCTGAAGTAG
- a CDS encoding carbohydrate ABC transporter permease, producing the protein MNRAIRTSGFIWILPALVVSVGLIYYCIIYTGYISTLNWDGVSPDKISVGLKNYVMIFGDRVFWKAMIHTIIFFVVTFVFQVFLGLLFAVLLHSKVKVAAVYKVVVFLPVVLAPATMAPVFRQIYSPTGEFNTLLSHIGLGFLQQPWLGQSSTSLSVIMSIAIWSGTGISFILYFAAMSQIENEILEAARIDGAGNIRTIVSIVWPGLRGTTVAIAILTAIGSLKTFDIPWLVSQAGPNYSTEFLGTFIYREGVPLNAVGFAAALSVMLLILAVAIAIILRLGGRERGIVEDV; encoded by the coding sequence GTGAACCGCGCCATCCGAACCTCGGGATTCATCTGGATCCTGCCCGCACTGGTCGTCTCAGTCGGCCTCATCTACTACTGCATCATCTACACCGGCTATATCTCGACCCTCAACTGGGACGGCGTCAGCCCCGACAAGATCTCGGTCGGCCTCAAGAACTACGTCATGATCTTCGGCGACCGGGTGTTCTGGAAGGCGATGATCCATACGATCATCTTCTTCGTCGTCACGTTCGTCTTCCAGGTCTTCCTCGGCCTGCTCTTCGCCGTGCTGCTGCACTCGAAGGTCAAGGTCGCCGCCGTCTACAAGGTGGTCGTGTTCTTGCCCGTCGTGCTCGCTCCGGCGACGATGGCCCCGGTCTTCCGGCAGATCTACTCGCCGACAGGTGAGTTCAACACGCTGCTGTCGCACATCGGCCTCGGCTTCCTCCAGCAGCCGTGGCTCGGCCAGTCGTCGACGTCGCTCTCGGTGATCATGTCGATCGCGATCTGGAGCGGCACCGGTATCTCGTTCATCCTCTACTTCGCGGCGATGAGTCAGATCGAGAACGAGATCCTCGAGGCGGCCAGGATCGACGGGGCCGGCAACATCCGCACCATCGTCAGCATCGTCTGGCCGGGGCTGCGTGGCACGACCGTCGCCATCGCGATCCTGACGGCCATCGGGTCGCTCAAGACCTTCGACATCCCCTGGCTGGTCTCGCAGGCCGGCCCGAACTACTCGACCGAGTTCCTCGGCACGTTCATCTACCGCGAGGGCGTCCCGCTGAACGCGGTGGGCTTCGCCGCGGCGCTGAGTGTCATGCTGCTGATCCTCGCCGTCGCCATCGCCATCATCCTGCGCCTCGGTGGGCGCGAGAGAGGAATCGTCGAAGATGTTTGA